CGGTTGCTGATCAGGAGGAAATCAATTAAATATATGACAAATGTTAGATCAATGAATAGGCACAGCCCCCACCTTCACATATATTCAGCAGATAGAGACAGAAGCAACTTACTTGATTGTACCTTTTCTGTTCTCTCATCAGTCTGGCATCTCCTGTGTATTCCATTGGACCACTTAGAGTCGCTCCCTAAATTCTTTTTTGGTTTTGGAGGTGACTTTGAAGCAAGCAAAGGCACACTATTTAGTGATCCTTTACAATCTGAGCCAACTTCATTTTTAGAATTAAGAGATGGATCGGCATTATGAGAGGATTTTTTAGCTCCTACTAGGATTTTGTTGTTTCTATCAATGTCCAAGTTGTATGTCAACATTTCCAGACTAGATAAGTCACATATTGCAGTTCGATATGCTGCTTCTTTGTCACCAACTTCTCTATTGATTATGGAGAATGGCTCTTCAAAGAATTCTGCTTTAGAAACAGCTTGAGGCCTTGCAACCCCATTTTCATCATTTGAAGTACCGCATATCGCCAtcttaatgtttattgcatcatttaTCTTGCATTGACCTTGACTAATTTCCACATTTGAGTCAAAGAAAGCAGAAGAATTTGATCCCTGTTTGCCTATTGAACCTTTATCAGTTGAATGGCATGGGCcacattttttagtagactttcTATCAGCTTTAGCTCTTTTTCTCTTCAGATTTTTATTCCCAGAGAAATCTAGCTTTTCACACCCAGTTTTATCAAAGATCTGAACAACAAAGTGTGATCCCAAAATATAGTGGAATATCACAAAATCTCCAACTTCCAACCCGTGATCAAATGCAAATGTATCCCATCCTTGATGTAAAGCAAGAGAATTTTCCAGGATAGTTAATTTTACTTTCCATTGCAATCCACTTGAATCCTCAAGGGGGATTTCTTTGTCAATTAGTGTTGACACCGTAGGAGCAAATTTAGGAGGTAAGAACTGCAAGGAATGCCAAGATTAGAATTGTTGATTCAGCACTGAAGTCAAGACCAGAAATAACCAAACCTGCAGGAAGTTCTACaaggcaattttttttttcaacaaattCCAGCCAAATGCAACCATATAAAGAGAAAGAACAGCACACAAAGCAAAAGCAAATAAAATTCTGCATTTAGTGCATGATAGGTATGTTCATAATTTTGAGACAAAGCTTGCATTTCATCATATCGATATGGTAGCTAtgaaaagatgaaaaaaaaaagagtgatCATGCAGCAGCCAGAAAGAGCAAATAAAAGTAATGGAAAAGTGACTGGCTTGAAGAGGATGGACAGAACAAGATCATACCAAAACTTCAGAAAACCTTTTCGTAATCATAACTTTAAAGAAAGATGAAACAAGAGGcgttgattttctcctcttcacATGACAGAGTAAGCATTTCTTCCTGCACTCTGCACAAGCTTCTACCATGGAACCCATCCAACTGGAGAACTCCTTAAAAAtagagaagagaaagaaaaggatCAGGCTAAAAAATTAAGTTTTCAATTCTGAGGACTCTACGAACACCCCAGTAAGCATTGACGCATTCTTAAGCTACCAAATTGTGAGGTTTAGGAATCCAGTCAATAAAAGCAAAAGGGTTTCCATTTTCCAGCCACCTTATGACAAATTTGCTAATTCTCCAAGGATCAAGAATTCAACGAAGAATACATATTGCTTAGTTACAAGCACCCCGATTGCTGCATAAAAGAAAAAGTACAAACACTGACTCATTTTGTTACTTAATTTTGGCCTGGCTATTTAATCAAACAGCTTGAATTGGAAAAACAGCGCAGAAAGTAAGGCCTAACCAACCTCAGAAGCCGCCAATAAAATGAACTTGAAAGAGAAAACAGGAAAAATTATAGAACAATAAATTCAATAACGCATATAAAAGCCCATCTTTTCATCCTCAATCGAATTTGTTTTAAAAGATCAAAGCTTTAAAAATTGCTGAAAGGACTCTATATCGTCCACGAATAAAGAGGCAAAAAGAATGTACCTTCTTTCAAAGGAAGAAATATTAAGACCTATGTTTAAAGAGATCTCCGATATAATGACAGCTTAAACCCATGAATGTTGAGTTAAAACGGAAACTATAAGCAAACTCCCGCAATTTAGATGCATTAGCTCGTGTTTATGTGTACAAAGGAGAAAACTTTTCTTCCTGTAAAAACTTGCCAGGCATTATTTTCAAGGAAACAAGGACTGAAATCAAATGGCTTTGTCTCTTCTCAGTTTTCAACATTAAACAATTTTCAGTCTCTCTGTCACATTTATGGTCTATATTTTTacggagaagaagaaagaaaagaaaccCACCAACAtgaatggttaaaaaaaaaaattaattgtgatCGAGAGATAAGAGAAAACTTACCGGGTGAAGAGGTGGGACTGACGGGGAAACCCTTTGGATAGAGAAAAACGCAAGAGTTGTATGTATAGCACAGTTTGCCAGCGAAACGAAAACAGATGTTTATTTATTTAGGCAGTGCCAACTGTGAATCGGTGATTCCTCTTTTGGAATGTTTTTTTTTGTTCCAGCCTCTTTTGGCATGTTAAGTGTGCCTAACTGTGACTCTGACACTGCAGTTTCGGCGCGTGCCAAACCTTGTGTAATCATTCATTAAACAAAGTCCTTTAATCAtgctttattttttaaaactattagCGGATGTGCAGGAGTGGAACTTGTTTTTTTGGAGTGGACAATCTTGCTTTTTTTGGTATATTAGTGTCTGCACAGTGAATGATAGATTAAATTTTAGAGATTATAATAGTTTTAGAACTCAATTTGATCTACTCTGCTCTGAATtcgattaatttattttattttgatttgtggGTAGGGTGAGACGGAAAGACTTTCTCTTGGTCTTGAAACCCATAACTTGTTtcgtaatattttattattttttattaaaaaataattaatttttatatatttatatttaaatattataattttaataaaatatataaatatattattaaaataatatgtgAAACTTTCatttctaattataatttatttttaataaataaatttatatcatatattaataaattaaaataaaaaataaaataaaaagaaaattctcTACGGAGAAATCTACCTCACTCCACACCCTAATGGGAAATGCCCTACCCTGATCCTAAACTTCTATAGGGTGGGAACGGAAAGAGTGATCTCTACCCGTGATTCGCTTCATTGCCATTCGATCAaattttgtgaaattatttttaattattttttttaaatgtatagtaaattagcatttttaaaattaactaattaattaattaataaaaacacAAAATAGTCATACATTATACCCTCACATTGGGCGAACACGAGCATcacaaaacaaaaagaaaataaaatcttcTTATGAATTAAGTGTTATGAATTAAGCCTAATTCAGTAAATGATTTGTTATGACTTGATTATAAGTTAAGATTGTATACTGTGAAATGATTTGTTCCTGGGTTATATTTTTGTGTTCATGTGTTGATGTTTTTGTATGTGATGAACATGAGTTGCTTTTGTATCAATGCTTTTGGGATAAAAATGGGAGCTGCAAGTGTAAATGAGATATTGATTTTTCTTAATTCTTCACTTCTTGTTTCTATAACTTTTGATTATTTATGTTGTGATTCTTTTTGTTTTATATTGTGGTTACCTTATTTAGATTTGGGATTGGGAATGAAGATATTAAGAATGCGACTAGTTGATAAGGAGATCGAAATTTAAGAGAAAAATTAATCTGTCGAAATGAAttgatttatttagtttaatatagtttaattaatttatttaaaatgattattttaattttaatttcaataagatcttattattaatgaattttaataaaattttatcagtTTAATATatacttttggtattttgtgaAATATACAACTATTAAATGAAAGGTGGATTTTCCATCTAAACTATAACTTGATAGCTTGGACTAAAAAAAAACCACAACTCATGCTCAAATCACCCTAAAATTAGATTTCCTGTTCATTTACATTTTCTGttcaaatcaccatttacatttCATGTTCATCGATTCTTTGTGCTGAGTTACTTTTGTtcacgcttttttttttttacaatatttGTTTGTTCAtactttttctttatttcttttatagtatTGGTTGTACATGCTTTTTCTGTTCATTTCTTTTataatatttgttttttttttgctttcttttcatttattctaGAATATTACTCATTCCTTAAATTTATAGCCATATTATAGGTTATTTCTCTTTGTAATAATTGATAAAGATAGGCGATTAAAAAGATAAAGCTAAATTTAGGTggtctaatataacatttaaagttaagttttttttttttgtgtattttatacacaatttattttattttattttttattaattaattttttttttaaatatagactatttattttttaatttagttggactaataaaaaatatcaattgATGGGGGACACAACATTTAATTATATAAGGCAAATGACATATATAATATTTAGACTTAAATATCTTATGTATCTACTCAActcacaaatttaattttaaaaaaaaaaaaaacagatgaACCCactaatttttcaaattaattagaccaataaaaaataacattttaaattattagaatgtataactattattttttttaattggacCAATAAATCACATCAACTTTTTAAAGTTTTGTTATAAATATTTTAGGGACTACATGTTTAAAGATATAacatcaaaaatttaaaattaaagtttGAAGGGGAAATAGTGACCCTTTTAGCTTTTGATTTCAATGTTGGACGCACATAACATTTCTACTTAGTGTCTTATATATTTTACTTGtatttaaaattctttttttttattacttaaaaaaaattttaaaaaaatatggatcattaatttttcaattaaattaagtaaataaaaaataaaattttaaattatgagaATATGGtcacattaatttttttatttaattgggccaattaaaaaaaatttacattttaaattttattaaaaatttttaggacttaatataatagtctattaaatatatatttatatttaaacccctctaatttaaatagaGGGCAATGGGCCCTACTAACCCTTTAATCCGTTGTTAATCTAgtaaataaattctaaaaattataCACAAAAATTATTTAACAATAGAAAGATTAAGAAAAAACATTATGACAGACAAAATGCTAGCTAAATAAGTTTTTTAATAAGTATTCTTTTATTCTCTTCATTATTTTTTGTTTATTTCTCCTATGATATTAGTTGTTCATTTCTCCTATAATAttatttgttcttttttttttatttcttctcatgcatttttttaattattttttctataaatattttttttttacgtAGATATTAGATACACAAATGATTCAGTGATGATAATAGATATctattaaaattatgataattttaataaaGTTCTTATTTCCATAACATTGCTCATTCCTGAGATATGTTGTGTTATACATTATTTTCTTTGTGATAATTGATAAAGAGAGACCATCAAAATAGAGAAACCAAAGTTTTTAAGTTTTTTGATTTTATCATATTAAAAAaacttattatataaaaaattcagtTTTTATACTATTAAGCTCTTTAATTTTTCAgtaattaaattttagttttaccAAGAAATACTTAAGATTATTAagtatgaaattaaaaaaaaattaaagtttatttatAATAGAGTAAATCTTTGGAGATTTTTAGTGAATAAAAAAAGTCTTTTTTTAGTGAATTATTAACCAATTAAAAAATCTTTATTGTTCTATTAATAGTTAAAATCTTgaagtttaaaattttcaaaataaaataaatattaaaaaactcCTAAGCAATGGATTTTATATATAAATGAAGAATGAAATTTCTAATCAATGTAATAAATCATAGTAGTCAATAATTAATTTGTAACATGATTATTGTAATATCCCGTGTGGCAATGAGAAATAATCTACAGCTGCGAGGCCTCGCTTGAGACCTTGACCAAATGGGGAACAAGAATGAACCGAATCATACATTAAAAtgagggaaactaatcactagatacGCCTTTTAgtgaaatggcctggagagttagaagaactccgggtactcgcttgagagaaatcctaagatgggtgacctcctaggaagttctccattccacctatgggacaaaactgcgAGTCTCAGAATGGGGTGGatcaaagcggataattcctctaatGGTTGGAGCAGGAGTGTTACAGACGGTATTAGAGCCGGACCCCTTTAGTAGATGTATAGTTCAAGGAcgaaccaggcggaagctggtggacCTGTAATATCCCGTGCGGCAAGGGGAAATAATATATGGCTGGAGGTAGGGCCTCGCTTGAGACCTTGACAAAATGGGGGGCAGGAATGaatcgaatcatacattgaaatgggagaaactaatcactagagacgtcttttggtagaatggcctggagagttggaagaactgagGTTAAGTATGCTTACTTGAGAGAAATTATAGGATGGATGAGCTCCTAGAAAGttacaaaaccatgaggctcagGATAGGGTGGgtcaaagcggataattcctctagtggttgtgtGTGCCATCAGGGGCGACAGGCCGAAAGCGTGGGAGAACTTGCCTTCTTAGAGTTTAGAGAGGAGCCACCGAGTGGCCGAATCCAATCCCACATCGAAACGAGGGAAGAAGTTAATAAGGTAATGATATAAAA
The Hevea brasiliensis isolate MT/VB/25A 57/8 chromosome 15, ASM3005281v1, whole genome shotgun sequence genome window above contains:
- the LOC110670871 gene encoding B3 domain-containing protein Os01g0905400; translated protein: MGSMVEACAECRKKCLLCHVKRRKSTPLVSSFFKVMITKRFSEVLFLPPKFAPTVSTLIDKEIPLEDSSGLQWKVKLTILENSLALHQGWDTFAFDHGLEVGDFVIFHYILGSHFVVQIFDKTGCEKLDFSGNKNLKRKRAKADRKSTKKCGPCHSTDKGSIGKQGSNSSAFFDSNVEISQGQCKINDAINIKMAICGTSNDENGVARPQAVSKAEFFEEPFSIINREVGDKEAAYRTAICDLSSLEMLTYNLDIDRNNKILVGAKKSSHNADPSLNSKNEVGSDCKGSLNSVPLLASKSPPKPKKNLGSDSKWSNGIHRRCQTDERTEKVQSRKKPEVIKMEQDDPVFILPKGSNDKVDGVMKLQATNTRILPSAGSVSCLIAANKRPFLELPAALPSSSNKRRTIKERRVVLLKDPDMRQWPVLYHETPKLKLLMSGWEDFCQANNIQPGDECTFGIESETKGIFRVSIARSSQVD